The Aedes aegypti strain LVP_AGWG chromosome 1, AaegL5.0 Primary Assembly, whole genome shotgun sequence sequence GGTCCTCGCTGCAGCAGAAGCGACGCAATTTGGCCCGTAAGCACTGTTCGCCGAGTGACGCCTCCAGCTACTACCAGAAGATGAGCGACGTCGGCGTTGCGGAGATGCACTACTTCATGGACCAGTTGACCGACGTGGTCACCCCCGGCCAGGACTTCAAAGTCAAACCGCTGATCATGCAGGCCTGCGCCAACATGTTCAGCAAGTACATGTGCTCGGTTCGGTTCGAATACGATGATGCCGGCTTCCAGAAGATGGTGCACAGCTTCGACGAGATCTTCTACGAGATCAACCAAGGATACGCCGTGGACTTCATGCCATGGTTAGCTCCATTCTACTTCCGTCACATGAGCAAGCTGAGCAGCTGGTCGAACTACATCCGTGGGTTCATCTTGGAGCGCATCGTCAACGAACGGGAACAGAACCTCGGCGAAGACGAACCAGAGCGTGACTTCACCGATGCCCTGCTGAAAAGTCTACGGGAAGATCCCTCCGTCAGCCGAGACACCATTATGTACATGCTGGAGGACTTCATCGGCGGCCACTCCGCTATCGGAAACCTGGTCATGCTCGCCTTGGGATACGTTGCAAAAAATCCAGAAATCGGCGCCCGCATCCAGCAGGAAATCGATCACGTTACCGACAAAGGCCTCCGCAACGTCACCCTGTACGACACGGAAAGCATGCCCTACACCGTGGCCACCATCTTCGAAGTCCTTCGGTACTCCTCATCGCCAATTGTTCCCCACGTTGCCACCGAAAACACTTGCATCGGCGGATACGGAGTTCAAACCGGAACGGTAGTCTTCATCAACAACTACGACCTCAACACCAGCGAGAAGTACTGGGATCACCCGGAACGGTTCGACCCCAGCCGGTTCATCGAAAGCGCCACCCTTGCGCAGATCCGCTCGGATCTGGTTGGATCGCCAACAGCCAGCGAAGACCTCAGCAGTATTATCAAACACAACAACATCGACTCATCGAACGAGAGCCAGAAGCAGATCCTCCGCGTCAAGAAGAACATTCCACACTTCCTGCCCTTCAGCATCGGCAAGCGAACCTGCATCGGCCAGAACCTGGTCCGGGGCTTCAGCTTCATCATGTTGGCCAACATCCTGCAGAAATACGACGTCCACACGAACGATCCCGCCCAGATCAAGATGAAGCCCGCCTGCGTAGCGGTCCCGCCGGACACCTACCCCCTAGCGTTCACGCAGCGCTCCCAATAGACTAGCCCTAGTaacccaccccccccccccttgtaaATAGCCCCATCCCCACCATCCACCTTCATTAAATTATTTCTCACCCTAAATCAACCAAAATCCCGCCGTCAATCGCGCCTTCATCTCCATTTCATCCTCCCAGCCAATGTCTTATCGAACCCAGTAGTAGGCCAGGAAACAAAAGTAATTCAGTGGTTGCCGTGGGAAACTGTCACCCAGCCGCATTTCCCCCCAAGTGACAAGTAGAACTTTATTATAAACAAAATGTTATCTAGTTTGTAGAGAGCGCTCCCggaaacacacacacacaaacacaCAATCACTCAAAAAAAATCGGAGATGCGTACCGCAAAGCCTAGGATAATGGAAGTAAATATTTCGTTTTTATAAAACATAATACATATTAGCAGTGAAATCTTAGACATAGTAGCATAGGAGCCAAGTAGGGATGTGCACCAAGCGCGATGAGATCAAGACTATTTATATGCATAGATCGAGAACGAGGAACCATTCGTGCTGTTTCGATGGTCCACAGCAGCAAAAAAGTACTTAAATAGGCTAAGTAAGTTGtttgaacttgtttttttttctttctctctGTTTTGATGGAACAAACGGTTGAACTGGTCGACGAGGTGACATTTTTGGGCACCGATTCGTCCGATTGCAGCTAGATTAGGATTGCATTGACATGCTTGGAAAGAGAAGTACGAAAAGCTTGTTGTAATGTcagtattttgattttttttcgagtacGAACCAAGACTGAATTGATGATTCTTTCGAATTTGTTTGAAAGTTTTGCCTCAAAATTGCGTTAATGAAACGGAAAAGTATTTTCGAGTTTTGTTGCCCTTAAGCAGTAGGTAAGCGTAAGTGGATTAGATTATGAATCTAATCGTGACCTAACTTTAGTAGCAGCGATCTATTCGAAGTTAGTTGTATTAATGTGAAATCAAAAAGTAttgtaaaataatataatattgatgaaaattactttcgATTCGTTTTCCTGTTGTATTGTTTCGATGACAAATTCCCCAAACGTAACAAAAATTTTGGATTCGCGAATCAAGTTTCCTAAGAGAATGACTTGTTTCTGCATGGTTCACCTCTGGGAGGGAGGCATAGATACTATACGCGGAATAtggaacaactttttttttcaatctgcaAAATAACTCCaccttgccaacgacaatcaaagtaggcataatgaaaatcaatagcTTTTTTTACGGCACAGGGTAAGcattcccttagttgtgggtgttcctatagttgcggtagtgccgttttcactgattctATTACaatagccacagaaccgacactgccaatcgacgtattggtttgttgatacacggaatagttgaaaagagcgttcaaattgctttaaaactgatgaagtaTCACCGAAAttactaaaacttttcttacttgtaccaatagttgaggtaaagtgttcctatagtggaggatcccataagaaaacaacggataccgcaactataggaacacacattaaaaatataccgcaattaaaggaacagtgtaccaatattatttttcactgacatgacGTGGATAACTACGATGAAATATGTTTTCTCATTAAGTTaaaggtcgttacttcccgttacaacattaacatgtacgttaattgcgctttttgaatttaggcggttaaatgaagttcgatcgtccttagtacctccactattggcacATCTACCGTACACATTTCAAAAGACAGGCTCTTTACTAGTGCAAACATAAAATTTGATTATAAATCTCGTAGCATATGATAATGAagcttcgagctgtttagtggaatatcttttaataaatgaaaaaccgaatttagtactataccatttaattccactagcatatgtatcctttgacagatacggtTATATCGATCTcgactgtaaggccgtcttctgtgtcgtgtactagactcgacttcaagTCGAAGTCTAGTCTAGTACACTACTCtggagacggccttacagttgagatcgaaatacccgtatctgtcaaatgatacaactctagtggaattaaatgatagggagccggatcctattcttggcacttttgattcacttcggcactGGGGTTTTAGGAAGCTATTGAGCTCATATtttgccacaatatgcgtcgtactgaagctcttcttattgcaaagtttaagACAAATCGGCTGAGTAAAACcatcatgccaaagtgaatcatggaagtgcccaattGGTTATACACCTTATAATACTAAATACGGTTTTtcatatacactacccgtcataaatacggactcactcaaataagtatt is a genomic window containing:
- the LOC5572380 gene encoding cytochrome P450 307a1, yielding MAYTLILVALMSLLSVVCYLKVLYEWHRKVRVQTVKSSRYAKKLQKLEESQPQEVEEAPVEFPQAPGPYPWPVLGSAAIIGQYPAPFMGFSALAKKYGDVYSIRIGQGQCLVVSSLELIREVLNQNGRYFGGRPDFLRYHQLFGGDRNNSLALCDWSSLQQKRRNLARKHCSPSDASSYYQKMSDVGVAEMHYFMDQLTDVVTPGQDFKVKPLIMQACANMFSKYMCSVRFEYDDAGFQKMVHSFDEIFYEINQGYAVDFMPWLAPFYFRHMSKLSSWSNYIRGFILERIVNEREQNLGEDEPERDFTDALLKSLREDPSVSRDTIMYMLEDFIGGHSAIGNLVMLALGYVAKNPEIGARIQQEIDHVTDKGLRNVTLYDTESMPYTVATIFEVLRYSSSPIVPHVATENTCIGGYGVQTGTVVFINNYDLNTSEKYWDHPERFDPSRFIESATLAQIRSDLVGSPTASEDLSSIIKHNNIDSSNESQKQILRVKKNIPHFLPFSIGKRTCIGQNLVRGFSFIMLANILQKYDVHTNDPAQIKMKPACVAVPPDTYPLAFTQRSQ